In the Malaya genurostris strain Urasoe2022 chromosome 1, Malgen_1.1, whole genome shotgun sequence genome, one interval contains:
- the LOC131429918 gene encoding phenoloxidase-activating factor 1, translating into MMVQQVQILAALVATLCYSCGVLAVQWKTTPHQEEHDRGGTALLDHYFVHHFDQEEPDAEQASSRQAGVSVNCQCVQLRDCPKILEMLRSPKSSYSSFNSKLKRLTCGFGMGREPTICCPLDDSWLADEVEPSSRTGFGFEELGNLKYMQFGKSQFGLEKSSGHDYKYNFITSFEDPKTLKNCPPVLYPAEDTVRSNNPYVAPVIRRRTTTARPRAIFSNTRTGQEIVPAAETVSVTGPPVIETTARLVARVSPPVINDALCGLSVNTRIIGGETEIPGQFPWIARLAYRNRTSGRVTYRCAGSLISSRHVITVAHCVTNLIDELELVSVRLGDLECNSVTDNRCRNRYQDFGIERLIPHENYDSPKYANDIALVKLRQTTETYNILSPLCLPIDQYSDYARNLTGSTGVIAGWGSTSNRSNNPSPTLQWLRLPIVDTTQCANSYARYSVNSRTPIVVSNNQMCVQGQENRDACQGDSGGPLMNEAVSSRDRFVLLGLVSFGPRSCGVSNFPGVYTRISSYTDWIVQQMAL; encoded by the exons ATGATGGTGCAACAAGTGCAAATCCTAGCGGCACTTGTAGCAACGCTTTGCTACTCCTGTGGCG TTTTGGCAGTACAATGGAAAACAACACCGCACCAGGAGGAACACGATCGCGGCGGAACAGCACTACTCGATCACTACTTTGTGCATCACTTCGATCAGGAGGAACCGGATGCGGAACAAGCGTCCTCCCGTCAGGCAGGCGTTTCCGTCAATTGCCAGTGTGTTCAGCTTCGGGATTGTCCGAAGATCTTGGAAATGCTGAGGTCTCCAAAGTCCAGCTATAGCAGTTTCAACTCGAAACTGAAACGATTAACCTGTGGCTTTGGGATGGGTCGCGAGCCAACCATATGCTGCCCGTTGGATGACAGTTGGCTAGCTGACGAAGTGGAACCGAGCTCACGAACTGGTTTTGGTTTCGAAGAACTGGGTAACCTGAAATATATGCAATTCGGTAAAAGCCAGTTTGGCCTCGAAAAGAGTAGTGGACACGATTACAAGTACAATTTCATAACGTCGTTCGAAGATCCGAAAACATTGAAGAACTGTCCGCCGGTGTTGTACCCCGCAGAGGACACGGTTCGAAGTAATAATCCTTACGTGGCTCCAGTCATTCGTCGCAGAACTACGACGGCTCGGCCCCGTGCTATATTCAGCAACACTAGAACCGGTCAGGAGATAGTGCCAGCTGCTGAAACGGTTTCTGTGACGGGACCACCGGTGATCGAAACAACTGCTCGATTAGTGGCCCGCGTTTCTCCACCGGTGATCAACGATGCCCTCTGTGGACTCTCGGTCAACACTAGGATTATTGGAGGAGAAACCGAAATTCCAGGCCAATTCCCATGGATAGCCAGGTTGGCTTATCGAAATAGAA CCTCCGGACGAGTGACGTATCGATGCGCAGGATCTTTGATCTCTAGTCGGCACGTGATTACCGTGGCCCATTGCGTGACCAATCTGATAGACGAGCTGGAACT AGTTAGTGTGCGACTGGGTGACCTTGAGTGCAATTCGGTCACGGATAACCGTTGCCGGAACCGCTATCAGGACTTTGGCATTGAACGTTTGATTCCACACGAAAACTACGACAGCCCGAAGTATGCGAACGACATTGCCCTTGTGAAACTACGGCAGACTACCGAGACGTACAACATTCTTAGCCCGTTGTGTCTACCGATAGATCAGTATTCGGATTATGCCAGGAATTTGACCGGCAGTACGGGGGTCATTGCCGGTTGGGGTTCAACCAGTAATC GAAGTAACAATCCTAGCCCAACACTGCAGTGGCTCCGATTGCCGATCGTGGACACTACCCAATGTGCAAACTCGTACGCACGGTACAGTGTCAACTCGCGGACACCGATCGTCGTCTCCAACAATCAGATGTGTGTTCAGGGCCAGGAGAACCGCGATGCCTGCCAGGGTGATTCCGGGGGACCGTTGATGAACGAAGCCGTATCCAGTCGGGACCGGTTCGTGCTGCTCGGGCTGGTCTCGTTCGGACCCCGATCCTGTGGAGTATCGAACTTCCCCGGGGTGTACACGCGGATATCTTCCTACACGGATTGGATCGTGCAACAAATGGCACTTTAG